The following are from one region of the Primulina eburnea isolate SZY01 chromosome 17, ASM2296580v1, whole genome shotgun sequence genome:
- the LOC140818345 gene encoding uncharacterized protein — translation MPSFWNSIIYAMKVGGPVLEVLRLVDGEKKPAMGYIYEAMDRAKEKIAKAFGNNEDRYKEVFEIIDNRWQLQLHQDLHAAGYFLNPQFFYSNSEIEQDEEVVTGLYNAISRLTFDAETETKIHTELLKYKQAEGLFGKEVAIKMRNVVSPAAWWNSYGASTPKLQKLAQKILSLTCSSSGCERNWSVFEHLHSKKRNRLEQKRLNDLVFIKYNRALRRRYDSRDTIDPIILTEVDDGNEWLLGRLEDEEPDSVHDGDDLTWQDVADAVGVDESPYTLRKSKGASKATPTST, via the exons atgcCTTCATTTTGGAATTCTATCATTTATGCTATGAAAGTTGGTGGCCCAGTACTGGAGGTACTTCGGTTGGTGGATGGGGAGAAGAAGCCTGCCATGGGTTATatatacgaggcaatggataggGCTAAGGAGAAAATAGCAAAAGCCTTTGGTAATAACGAAGATAGGTACAAAGAGGTTTTTGAGATAATCGACAATAGGTGGCAGTTGCAACTCCATCAAGATTTGCATGCAGCGGGTTATTTCTTGAACCCTCAGTTCTTTTACTCAAACTCTGAGATAGAACAAGATGAGGAAGTAGTTACGGGGTTGTACAATGCAATCAGTAGGTTGACTTTTGATGCTGAGACGGAGACAAAAATACATACAGAGTTGTTAAAATACAAACAAGCCGAAGGTCTTTTTGGGAAGGAAGTTGCAATCAAAATGAGAAATGTTGTATCACCAG CTGCATGGTGGAACTCATATGGAGCTTCGACGCCAAAGTTGCAAAAACTTGCCCAAAAGATACTCAGTCTCACTTGTAGCTCCTCTGGTTGCGAGCGCAATTGGAGTGTGTTTGAACAT CTTCATTCCAAGAAAAGGAATAGATTGGAGCAAAAACGACTGAATGATTTGGTgttcatcaaatacaacagaGCTCTGAGGCGTAGATACGATAGTCGTGATACCATCGATCCTATCATATTGACTGAAGTGGATGATGGCAATGAATGGCTGCTAGGGAGACTGGAGGATGAAGAGCCTGACTCTGTTCATGATGGTGATGATTTAACTTGGCAAGATGTTGCAGATGCTGTTGGCGTAGATGAATCTCCTTATACATTGAGGAAATCCAAAGGGGCCTCGAAGGCGACCCCTACATCTACATGA